DNA from Geobacillus vulcani PSS1:
TTTTCCAGCACATTGCCGACCATTTCGGAAATCGATGACGTCATCGCCGAATGGAATCAAGCGAGCGCGGCGGTGCTTTCACAGTATGAGCGAACGATTTTTGTCGATATCCAAGACATTTTTGCTGACCGCGATGATTTGCTCTACCGCGATGAATTTCATCCGAATGCCGCAGGATACGAACAGATTGCCATACGGGTGTATGAAGCGTTAAAGGAACGAAAAGAATGGTGGATAGGGAGATTGCTGCAATGAATTGGAAACGAGCGTTTTGGATGTTGGCGGCTGTCAACGCCGTGGTTCTTGTTTGGGCTGTCGCTTGGCTGTTCGAGCCCGCTTCACCGGTGAAGTGGCCGGCGCGCCCGAACGTGGAAGGGGCTTCGTTTACGGTATACTCGAAGAAAGAGCATTTGAACGCCGTCATTAACGACTATTTGGCGGAAAAAACGAAAGACCATCCGCTCCGGTACGATGTTTGGCTTGCCGACCGCGTCTATGTTTCAAGCGAAATCCCGATTTTAGGCCGTCCGGTCGAACTCGTCGTCTCGTTTGTGCCAAAAGTAGTCAAAGGAGGGAATGTCGAGCTCACAGAGCCGACGATTTCGCTTGGCGATTGGAAGCTGCCGGTGACGTATGTGCTTCGCTACTTGCAAAAGCACGCCCCGCTGCCCGATGAAGTGGCGATTGACCCGGAGCACACCCGCGTCTACGTCGCGCTCACGGACATTCGCTTTGGCAACGGCTATCAAGTGGCGGCCAAAAAAATCGATTTGGCCGCCGATGAGATCGTGTTTACCTTAACGATTCCGACGAAGCAGCACCAGTAAAAAAGACTGTCCGCGTGTGCAGGACAGTCTTTTTTGCGGTTAGGAGCTTCTTTGTCACCCGCTTTTCCGATGATTCAGATGAGACGCAGCCCTTTTGGGTAAAAGTTTTTCACCGTTCCTTTCACTTCTTTCCCCCAGGCGAATGGAAATCCATCCACGGTCACGAGCAGCCAACCGCGATCACCGCCCGTGGACAGCGTCTCCCCGCGCCAATAGCGGACGATTTCCTCGCTTGTGCTTGCCAGATCCAGCACATGTCGTGCTTCTTCCGTCCGCAGCGATAACGCGAGGGCGTGATTCGGCTCCAGCCGCTCTTTTTTTACTTCACCCAAGTGCAATCCAGCGCGCACGACTTTGATGCCGGATAAATCCGGACAGCGCTCCGGCAACAACACGAAATGTGCTCCAAACGAGGCAAATGTGCCGTCTCGCTCTGTCCGCAATGCCTCTTGTTCAAACTGGCGATACAGGCGAAGGGCAGTTTTTGGCGCGCTCGATTTCGCCCATCTCCCCCGCCAAGATGGGGTGGGCCGCTGTTTTTGGAGTTTGGCGACAAAATGCCCTTCCCCTTTGACGCGGTGCGGCCAAAGGCGGGCGGCGTGTGCGAGATCAAATCGATTCGTTTTCGTCCACTCCGGCCGCCCCGGCTCGATGCCGCCGATTTTCGCAATCGGCAACAACTGCAAATCCTCGTAGGTCTC
Protein-coding regions in this window:
- a CDS encoding YpmS family protein; this translates as MNWKRAFWMLAAVNAVVLVWAVAWLFEPASPVKWPARPNVEGASFTVYSKKEHLNAVINDYLAEKTKDHPLRYDVWLADRVYVSSEIPILGRPVELVVSFVPKVVKGGNVELTEPTISLGDWKLPVTYVLRYLQKHAPLPDEVAIDPEHTRVYVALTDIRFGNGYQVAAKKIDLAADEIVFTLTIPTKQHQ